A portion of the Aquamicrobium sp. genome contains these proteins:
- a CDS encoding efflux RND transporter permease subunit: MSQPPSISATETGLTALFVRRPVLALVLNVLIAVAGLAAFFGIEIRELPDVDRPVITITTTFTGASAESIDREITAVVEGAAARVAGVKSISSSSSFGRSRVTVEFRDGVDLNTAASDMRDAVGRIQRDLPDDAELPQIVKADSDSQAVVRLAITSETMSVHDMTVLVEDQIIDTLASIDGVAEVQLYGDRDKIFRVDIDQSRLASLGLTVADVRNALDTVALDTPAGSLTSNNQDLIVRAAAPVTTPDQFEAIIINGTNRLGDFATVTLGGDTGESQLRANGNTGIGMGVLRQAQSNTLQISQGVHEAVERIRPTLPEGLDIFVTGDEAVFINGAIHEVEIALGISVTVVLLIIFLFLLDVRATIIPGLALPVALIGSVAAIYLAGFSINILTLLAFVLATGLVVDDAIVVLENIVRRRNEGMGPRAAAVLGTKEVFFAVVATTATLIAVFIPLSFLPGQTGGLFREFGFVLAIAVFLSAVVALSLCPMMASRLMTGRHHEHSSGILGRIGGLLATLYRRTLHVALNAPLVVVLIAAMFSALAVVLFPTIRSELTPQEDRSAAFLRISAPQGVSLDYLAQQMRGLEDLIRPLRDSGEIASVFAIAGSGGSQNSGFMVLSLAPWDQRSRTQQEILADVTSRVEAVPGVRAFAFQPNSLGIRGAGSGLQFAIVGNSYAQLTQAAQATVADLEKDSRFRNARLTQETTQPQLSVRIDRERASDLGVNIAGLSETIQAMLDGREIGSVFIEDRSYDVKLLSATHPINDPTDLENIFIKARDGRFVPMSTIAILSEQAVAPSLAREQQQRSVAITTELVGNFALGEAYEVVQEVAAPHMPAGSRIVPLAEAATLQETSGGMTVVFGFAIVIILLVLAAQFESFVSATIIMATVPLGLACAVFALLLTGTSLNVYSQIGLVLLVGIMAKNGILIVEFANQLRDRGMKLHEAIEEAANIRLRPVVMTMLCTIVGGLPLVLASGAGAEARIALGWVIVGGLGLSTISTLYLTPVAYLLLGRFVTPKVEEEKRLHRELEEASAREAAAAQPAE, encoded by the coding sequence ATGAGCCAGCCCCCCAGCATCTCCGCCACCGAAACCGGATTGACCGCGCTGTTCGTGCGCCGGCCGGTTCTGGCGCTCGTCCTCAACGTGCTGATCGCGGTCGCCGGCCTCGCCGCCTTCTTCGGCATCGAGATCCGCGAGCTGCCGGACGTCGACCGTCCGGTCATCACCATCACCACCACCTTCACGGGCGCGTCGGCCGAATCGATCGACCGCGAGATAACGGCCGTCGTCGAGGGCGCGGCGGCGCGCGTCGCCGGCGTCAAGTCGATCTCCTCGTCCTCGTCCTTCGGCCGCAGCCGCGTCACCGTCGAGTTCCGCGACGGTGTCGACCTCAACACGGCGGCCTCCGACATGCGCGACGCGGTCGGCCGCATCCAGAGGGACCTGCCCGACGACGCCGAGCTGCCGCAGATCGTCAAGGCGGATTCCGATTCGCAAGCGGTGGTGCGGCTCGCAATCACCTCCGAGACCATGAGCGTCCACGACATGACAGTCCTCGTCGAGGACCAGATCATCGACACGCTCGCATCCATCGACGGCGTCGCCGAGGTGCAGCTCTATGGCGACCGCGACAAGATTTTCCGCGTCGACATCGACCAGTCGCGGCTGGCGAGCCTCGGCCTCACCGTCGCCGACGTGCGCAACGCGCTCGACACCGTCGCGCTCGACACGCCGGCCGGCTCGCTGACCAGCAACAACCAGGATCTGATCGTGCGCGCCGCCGCGCCGGTGACGACGCCCGACCAGTTCGAGGCCATCATCATCAACGGCACCAACCGGCTGGGCGACTTCGCCACCGTCACCCTCGGCGGCGACACCGGCGAATCCCAGCTGCGCGCCAACGGCAACACCGGCATCGGCATGGGCGTACTGCGCCAGGCCCAGTCCAACACGCTGCAGATCTCGCAAGGCGTGCACGAGGCGGTCGAACGCATCCGCCCGACCCTGCCGGAAGGGCTCGACATCTTCGTCACCGGCGACGAGGCCGTGTTCATCAACGGCGCCATCCACGAGGTCGAGATCGCGCTCGGCATCTCGGTCACCGTGGTCCTCCTGATCATATTCCTGTTCCTGCTCGACGTGCGTGCCACCATCATTCCGGGCCTTGCCCTGCCGGTAGCGTTGATCGGCTCGGTCGCGGCGATCTACCTCGCCGGCTTCTCGATCAACATCCTCACCCTCCTCGCCTTCGTGCTGGCCACCGGCCTCGTCGTCGACGACGCCATCGTCGTGCTGGAGAACATCGTGCGCCGCCGCAATGAGGGCATGGGTCCTCGCGCGGCCGCGGTTCTCGGCACCAAGGAGGTGTTCTTCGCCGTCGTCGCCACCACCGCGACGCTGATCGCCGTCTTCATCCCGCTGTCCTTCCTGCCGGGGCAGACGGGCGGCCTGTTCCGCGAGTTCGGCTTCGTGCTGGCCATCGCCGTGTTCCTCTCGGCGGTCGTCGCGCTGTCGCTCTGCCCGATGATGGCTTCGCGGCTGATGACCGGCCGCCATCACGAGCATTCCTCCGGCATCCTCGGCCGGATCGGCGGGCTGCTGGCCACCCTTTACCGCCGCACGCTGCACGTCGCGCTCAACGCGCCGCTCGTCGTCGTCCTCATCGCCGCGATGTTCTCGGCGCTGGCTGTGGTGCTGTTCCCCACCATCCGCTCCGAGCTGACCCCGCAGGAGGACCGCTCCGCCGCCTTCCTGCGCATCAGCGCGCCGCAGGGCGTGTCGCTAGACTATCTCGCCCAGCAGATGCGCGGCCTCGAGGACCTGATCCGGCCGCTGCGCGATTCCGGCGAGATCGCCTCCGTCTTCGCCATCGCCGGCTCGGGCGGCTCGCAGAACAGCGGCTTCATGGTGCTGTCGCTGGCGCCGTGGGACCAGCGCAGCCGCACCCAGCAGGAAATCCTCGCCGACGTGACGAGCCGCGTCGAGGCCGTGCCGGGCGTGCGCGCCTTCGCATTCCAGCCCAACAGCCTCGGCATCCGCGGCGCGGGCTCGGGCCTGCAGTTCGCCATCGTCGGCAATTCCTACGCCCAGCTGACGCAGGCGGCGCAGGCCACCGTCGCCGACCTCGAGAAGGACAGCCGCTTCCGCAACGCGCGCCTGACGCAGGAGACGACCCAGCCGCAGCTTTCCGTGCGCATCGACCGCGAGCGCGCCTCCGACCTCGGCGTCAACATCGCCGGCCTGTCGGAGACGATCCAGGCGATGCTCGACGGCCGCGAGATCGGATCGGTCTTCATCGAGGACCGCTCCTACGACGTGAAGCTCCTGTCGGCCACGCATCCGATCAACGACCCGACCGACCTCGAGAACATCTTCATCAAGGCGCGGGACGGCCGCTTCGTGCCGATGTCGACCATCGCGATCCTGAGCGAGCAGGCCGTCGCGCCCTCGCTCGCCCGCGAGCAGCAGCAGCGGTCCGTCGCCATCACCACCGAGCTCGTCGGCAATTTCGCCCTCGGCGAGGCCTACGAGGTCGTTCAGGAGGTTGCCGCGCCGCACATGCCGGCCGGCAGCCGCATCGTGCCGCTGGCCGAGGCGGCGACACTGCAGGAAACCTCCGGCGGCATGACCGTCGTCTTCGGCTTCGCCATCGTCATCATCCTCCTGGTGCTGGCCGCCCAGTTCGAGAGCTTCGTCTCGGCCACCATCATCATGGCCACCGTGCCGCTCGGCCTCGCCTGCGCCGTGTTCGCACTGCTGCTGACCGGCACCAGCCTCAACGTCTACAGCCAGATCGGCCTCGTCCTGCTCGTCGGCATCATGGCCAAGAACGGCATCCTGATCGTCGAGTTCGCCAACCAGCTGCGCGACCGGGGCATGAAGCTGCACGAGGCGATCGAGGAAGCGGCCAACATCCGGCTGCGGCCGGTGGTGATGACCATGCTGTGCACCATCGTCGGCGGCCTGCCGCTGGTGCTGGCGAGCGGCGCGGGCGCCGAGGCGCGCATTGCGCTGGGCTGGGTCATCGTCGGCGGGCTCGGCCTGTCGACCATCTCGACGCTCTACCTGACGCCGGTCGCCTATCTGCTGCTCGGCCGCTTCGTCACGCCGAAGGTCGAGGAGGAAAAGCGCCTCCACCGCGAGCTGGAGGAGGCGAGCGCCAGGGAAGCCGCTGCCGCGCAGCCGGCGGAATAA
- a CDS encoding YbfB/YjiJ family MFS transporter, with amino-acid sequence MTEGTTQTSSRSSPFAPRHPWQVLCAGIASLVLTVGLARFAYTPLLPLMQAQAGLSESMGGWLATLNYAGYMTGALIASAASRPALRLRLYRLGLLAGLIGTGGMGLTSDPVLWMVLRFIAGASAAAGLLLASGMVLGWLVAHGRRPELGLHFSGIGTGIVVSGVLVALMTPAFDWAQQWQVMGAVGLALLVPAFLWMPAPQPPAATAPAAAAPSRPSLSMWLLIASYFFAGIGFVITATFLVAATEKQPALVGTGFLVWIVVGLTSIPATFAWDRIARRIGEVPAMIVAYVLQGLSSLLPVMSAHLWAALGGAVLFGVTFIGIVSLMLTLVGKRNSANPSQAMARLTLSYGVAQIVAPALVGTVAEKTGNYDAGLWLAALAMFAGAAVLAAYIPVERRRAATR; translated from the coding sequence ATGACCGAGGGCACGACGCAGACCTCTTCCCGCTCCTCGCCGTTCGCGCCGCGCCATCCGTGGCAGGTGCTGTGCGCGGGGATCGCCTCGCTGGTGCTCACGGTCGGGCTCGCCCGCTTCGCCTACACGCCGCTCCTGCCGCTGATGCAGGCGCAGGCCGGGCTGAGCGAGTCCATGGGCGGCTGGCTGGCGACGCTGAACTATGCCGGATACATGACCGGGGCGCTGATCGCCTCGGCGGCGTCGCGGCCGGCGCTGCGTCTCAGGCTCTATCGCCTCGGCCTGCTGGCCGGACTGATCGGCACAGGCGGAATGGGCCTGACCTCCGATCCGGTGCTGTGGATGGTGCTGCGCTTCATCGCCGGGGCGAGCGCCGCGGCGGGGCTGCTGCTCGCCTCGGGCATGGTGCTCGGCTGGCTGGTGGCGCATGGCAGGCGGCCGGAGCTCGGCCTCCACTTTTCCGGCATCGGCACCGGCATCGTCGTGTCGGGCGTGCTGGTGGCGCTGATGACGCCCGCCTTCGACTGGGCGCAGCAATGGCAGGTCATGGGCGCGGTCGGGCTGGCGCTGCTCGTTCCGGCCTTCCTGTGGATGCCGGCGCCGCAGCCGCCCGCGGCGACCGCTCCCGCGGCCGCCGCGCCCTCGCGGCCGAGCCTTTCGATGTGGCTGCTGATCGCCTCCTATTTCTTCGCCGGCATCGGCTTCGTCATCACCGCCACCTTCCTCGTCGCCGCGACCGAGAAGCAGCCGGCGCTCGTAGGGACGGGGTTCCTCGTCTGGATCGTGGTCGGCCTGACCTCCATTCCCGCCACCTTCGCCTGGGACCGCATCGCGCGGCGCATCGGCGAGGTGCCCGCGATGATCGTCGCCTATGTCCTGCAAGGCCTGTCCAGCCTGCTGCCGGTGATGAGCGCGCATCTGTGGGCGGCGCTCGGCGGGGCGGTGCTGTTCGGGGTCACCTTCATCGGCATCGTCTCGCTGATGCTGACGCTGGTCGGCAAGCGCAACAGCGCCAATCCCTCGCAGGCGATGGCAAGGCTGACGCTCTCCTACGGCGTCGCCCAGATCGTCGCGCCGGCCCTCGTCGGCACCGTGGCGGAGAAGACGGGCAACTACGACGCCGGCCTGTGGCTGGCGGCGCTGGCGATGTTCGCCGGCGCGGCCGTGCTTGCCGCCTATATCCCGGTCGAGCGCCGTCGGGCGGCAACGCGATGA
- a CDS encoding helix-turn-helix transcriptional regulator, which translates to MNRHSPPDAARWTELDVPRDHPAPDPIRVRAQRLPPRHYFPLHRHDWHQLAYAVSGVVTVSVANRRYVISPEQAAWVPAGTLHGTGTRLGAGFHSLYIANDPALALASEHMVFAVPPLLRALIVEADALETDDADAAYRQQVHNLILAQLRRARPLTAALPWPESPALTRLCEALDAQPDDPLPMARWSRRLGMSERTLARRFRDETGMTLRAWRRRLRLFRGIELLETGMSVTDIAFELGYASTSAFIYMFRMETGHSPDVYRRRADAA; encoded by the coding sequence ATGAACAGACATTCCCCGCCCGACGCCGCGCGATGGACGGAGCTCGACGTGCCGCGCGACCATCCCGCGCCGGACCCGATCAGGGTCCGCGCCCAGCGCCTGCCGCCGCGCCACTATTTCCCGCTCCACCGCCACGACTGGCACCAGCTCGCCTATGCCGTTTCCGGCGTCGTCACGGTCTCGGTCGCGAACCGGCGCTACGTCATCTCGCCCGAGCAGGCGGCATGGGTGCCGGCCGGCACGCTGCACGGCACAGGCACGCGTCTCGGCGCCGGGTTCCACAGCCTCTACATCGCCAACGACCCGGCGCTGGCGCTGGCGAGCGAGCACATGGTGTTCGCCGTCCCGCCCCTGCTGCGGGCGCTGATCGTCGAGGCCGACGCGCTCGAAACGGACGACGCCGACGCCGCCTATCGCCAGCAGGTGCACAACCTCATCCTCGCCCAGCTGCGCCGGGCGCGGCCGCTCACTGCTGCCCTGCCCTGGCCGGAAAGCCCGGCGCTGACGAGGCTGTGCGAGGCGCTCGACGCGCAGCCCGACGATCCGCTGCCGATGGCGCGCTGGAGCCGCCGGCTCGGCATGTCGGAGCGCACGCTGGCGCGCCGCTTCCGCGACGAGACGGGGATGACGCTGCGCGCCTGGCGCCGGCGCCTGCGCCTGTTCCGCGGCATCGAGCTCTTGGAGACCGGCATGAGCGTCACCGACATCGCCTTCGAGCTCGGCTACGCCTCGACCTCGGCCTTCATCTACATGTTCCGGATGGAGACCGGGCACAGCCCCGACGTCTACCGCCGGCGCGCGGATGCCGCCTGA
- a CDS encoding LysR substrate-binding domain-containing protein, producing MRAANASWDPPDYLGGKIRERGGFGKRWFCRPCLAVLNTDMAVPLSLLETFVAVARAGRMRQAADAMSLTPGAISQRVRELEELAGHRLFDRTPAGVTLSAAGQSLFAALDEPFRRIDDARRELERPSARRIRVSTMASFASNWLVPRLSRFSKRHPEIDIELETDSRLVDLRREPVDMAIRHGLGTYAGLVAVPLVAPELVVVASPSLLDGRAPIRTPAYCLAFPLLHDMERADWRLWFEAHGVQAPAHLEGLSFSEDHLTVKAAVAGHGLALVRDTYADDDLRAGRLVRAIYVRWPTRFAYYAVSTAQALQRPAVMRFREWLVEEAASAPDNS from the coding sequence TTGCGGGCGGCGAACGCTTCATGGGATCCTCCTGACTATCTCGGAGGAAAAATCCGCGAGCGCGGCGGCTTCGGCAAACGATGGTTTTGCCGCCCGTGTTTAGCTGTGCTAAACACAGACATGGCCGTTCCCTTGTCCTTGCTGGAAACCTTCGTTGCCGTCGCCCGCGCCGGACGGATGCGCCAGGCCGCCGATGCCATGTCGCTGACACCGGGCGCGATCAGCCAGCGCGTGCGGGAGCTGGAAGAACTGGCGGGGCATCGCCTGTTCGACCGAACGCCGGCAGGCGTGACGTTGAGCGCGGCCGGGCAGTCCCTGTTCGCGGCTCTGGACGAGCCATTCCGCCGGATAGACGACGCAAGGCGCGAGCTGGAGCGCCCGTCGGCCCGCCGCATCAGGGTCAGCACGATGGCGTCCTTCGCCTCCAACTGGCTGGTGCCGCGCTTGTCGCGCTTCTCGAAGCGCCATCCCGAGATCGACATCGAGCTGGAAACGGACAGCCGGCTTGTCGATTTGAGGCGCGAGCCGGTGGATATGGCGATCCGGCACGGGCTTGGAACCTATGCCGGGCTGGTCGCCGTACCGCTTGTCGCCCCGGAGCTGGTCGTCGTCGCCAGCCCTTCCTTGCTTGATGGGCGCGCGCCGATCCGGACGCCGGCCTACTGCCTCGCATTTCCTCTGCTGCACGACATGGAGCGGGCCGACTGGCGGCTCTGGTTCGAGGCGCATGGCGTGCAGGCCCCTGCCCATCTCGAAGGCCTGTCGTTCTCCGAGGACCATCTGACGGTGAAGGCGGCCGTTGCGGGGCACGGACTGGCGCTCGTGCGGGATACCTATGCGGACGACGATTTACGCGCCGGCCGGCTCGTGAGGGCGATTTACGTCCGATGGCCGACGCGCTTCGCCTATTACGCCGTGAGCACGGCGCAGGCGTTGCAGCGGCCGGCGGTGATGCGCTTCCGGGAGTGGCTGGTCGAGGAAGCCGCCAGCGCGCCGGACAACTCCTGA
- a CDS encoding MFS transporter yields the protein MKRSPPAILQWSVVGFGFLALALAFSARATLGLVMPIWSQELGWSRSFISGSAAMALLVMAAVAPFAGRLVDRHGVRATLALGLGFVGVGCLIVAGTSNAIVFVLGFSGLAAIGFGIVAAHVVSTAIARLFDKNRGLATGIATSGSTGGQFLIVPLVAAVLATFSWRWSFLAMGLACLALIPLLWWTLAARDRGEARAASPSAPSTLKADLGTIVRKPAFHILFWSFLLCGYTTAGVIETHLMPYAAFCGFGPVPSAAAYGALSAVNMLGMIGAGWLTDRMNRVVLLGSIYVLRGATFLILMNIGASYEMLVVFAVAFGAVDYATVPVTASLVASHIGLRVMGLAMGLISAGHALGAALGAWSGGYIFDLTMQYDRVWMISAALAAGAGLMVFLLRDKPEPIAEAA from the coding sequence ATGAAGCGTTCGCCGCCCGCAATCCTGCAATGGTCCGTAGTCGGCTTCGGCTTTCTGGCGCTGGCGCTGGCCTTTTCGGCCCGCGCTACCCTCGGGCTGGTCATGCCAATCTGGTCGCAGGAGCTTGGATGGTCACGCAGCTTCATATCCGGCTCGGCCGCGATGGCGCTGCTGGTCATGGCGGCGGTCGCACCCTTCGCGGGCCGGCTGGTCGACCGGCACGGCGTCCGGGCAACGCTTGCGCTCGGACTGGGGTTCGTCGGCGTCGGATGCCTGATCGTTGCCGGCACGAGCAACGCCATTGTCTTCGTTCTCGGCTTCAGCGGCCTCGCCGCGATCGGCTTCGGGATCGTGGCGGCGCATGTGGTTTCGACGGCGATCGCGAGGCTGTTCGACAAGAACCGCGGGCTTGCGACCGGCATCGCCACATCCGGCTCGACCGGCGGTCAGTTCCTCATCGTGCCCCTGGTCGCGGCGGTCCTCGCGACATTCAGCTGGCGCTGGAGCTTCCTGGCCATGGGGCTCGCCTGCCTCGCCCTGATCCCGCTCCTATGGTGGACGCTGGCGGCAAGGGACAGGGGCGAGGCTCGAGCCGCATCGCCTTCGGCTCCTTCGACGCTGAAGGCCGATCTCGGCACGATCGTCAGAAAACCGGCGTTCCACATCCTGTTCTGGAGCTTCCTGCTCTGCGGCTACACGACCGCCGGGGTGATCGAAACGCATTTGATGCCCTATGCCGCGTTCTGCGGTTTCGGCCCGGTCCCGAGCGCCGCCGCCTACGGCGCCCTCTCGGCCGTCAACATGCTCGGCATGATCGGGGCCGGCTGGCTCACCGACCGGATGAACAGGGTCGTTCTGCTCGGCTCGATCTACGTCCTTCGGGGTGCGACGTTCCTCATCCTCATGAATATCGGGGCCAGCTATGAAATGCTGGTCGTCTTCGCGGTCGCGTTCGGCGCGGTGGACTATGCGACCGTCCCGGTGACCGCAAGCCTCGTCGCCAGCCATATCGGGTTGCGCGTCATGGGTCTTGCCATGGGGCTGATCTCGGCCGGCCACGCGCTCGGCGCGGCCCTGGGCGCCTGGTCCGGCGGCTACATCTTCGATCTGACGATGCAATATGACCGGGTCTGGATGATTTCGGCCGCGCTGGCGGCCGGAGCCGGCCTGATGGTCTTCCTGCTGCGGGACAAACCGGAGCCGATAGCCGAAGCCGCCTGA
- a CDS encoding ABC transporter substrate-binding protein, with amino-acid sequence MKNAVTKSILAAAFAMGMASAAQATQGVSDTEIVIGSNGDLSGIFAAFNVGAIKAAQQLFDEVNAKGGIHGRKIRLVVEDHGYQVPKAVQNFNKLINSDQVFAMILNLGTPHNLAGFPLMEAKQVANVSPLTAARQMLEGDISYKYTGFSSYYDQIRAAVSMLAEQNDAKEVCAMYIPSDFGLEVHEGAKDQAEKLGLTYAAETTHKPDEQDFVGSIQKLREAGCDIVATGLGVRQTIVAYGTAKKLGWTDVAFVGSSAGMNTAVAKVPEGVTEGYYAAAGWSDFENRLDNPEVKAWAEAYQAAHGEPVGTAAQLGYGAARAVVQALEAAGPELTAESFRTGMESVKYHDAINDVDIDYGPDHQGGNLIVVSKIEGGKWVEVGRLDESEVK; translated from the coding sequence ATGAAGAATGCAGTCACGAAATCCATTCTCGCCGCCGCTTTCGCGATGGGCATGGCCTCGGCCGCGCAGGCGACGCAGGGCGTCTCCGACACCGAGATCGTCATCGGCTCGAACGGCGACCTGTCCGGCATCTTCGCCGCGTTCAACGTCGGCGCGATCAAGGCCGCGCAGCAGCTCTTCGACGAGGTCAATGCCAAGGGCGGCATCCACGGCCGCAAGATCCGCCTCGTGGTCGAGGATCACGGCTACCAGGTGCCCAAGGCGGTGCAGAACTTCAACAAGCTGATCAACTCCGATCAGGTCTTCGCGATGATCCTGAACCTCGGCACGCCGCACAACCTCGCCGGCTTCCCGCTGATGGAGGCCAAGCAGGTGGCGAACGTCTCGCCGCTGACGGCGGCGCGCCAGATGCTCGAAGGCGACATCTCCTACAAGTACACCGGCTTCTCCTCCTACTACGACCAGATCCGCGCCGCGGTGTCGATGCTGGCCGAGCAGAACGACGCCAAGGAAGTGTGCGCGATGTACATCCCCTCCGACTTCGGCCTCGAAGTCCATGAGGGCGCCAAGGACCAGGCCGAGAAGCTCGGCCTCACCTATGCCGCGGAGACCACCCACAAGCCGGACGAGCAGGACTTCGTCGGCTCGATCCAGAAGCTGCGCGAAGCCGGCTGCGACATCGTCGCCACCGGCCTCGGCGTGCGCCAGACCATCGTCGCCTACGGCACGGCCAAGAAGCTCGGCTGGACCGACGTCGCCTTCGTCGGCTCGTCGGCAGGCATGAACACCGCCGTCGCCAAGGTGCCGGAAGGCGTGACCGAGGGCTACTACGCCGCCGCCGGCTGGTCGGATTTCGAGAACCGCCTCGACAATCCGGAAGTCAAGGCGTGGGCCGAGGCCTATCAGGCGGCGCATGGCGAGCCGGTCGGCACGGCCGCCCAGCTCGGCTACGGCGCGGCGCGGGCCGTGGTGCAGGCGCTCGAGGCCGCCGGCCCCGAGCTGACGGCCGAGAGCTTCCGCACCGGCATGGAGAGCGTGAAGTACCATGACGCCATCAACGACGTCGACATCGACTACGGACCGGACCATCAGGGCGGCAACCTGATCGTCGTCTCCAAGATCGAGGGCGGCAAGTGGGTCGAGGTCGGCCGCCTCGACGAGTCGGAAGTCAAGTAA
- a CDS encoding long-chain fatty acid--CoA ligase, whose product MTIAEKIPPQQTLLGHSFNADLTKGPYYFDGCDTLVKLFRQRCLELGDKVAQREKDYGIWLSYTWTDFYEHARLIGLGLVSLGLKRGEVVSILSEDNKQWIYTDLGVQSVGGIASGVYTTDSAAQLKYLVNDSDSRFLFVENDEQLDKFLSVRHEMPGLAKVIVYDRDGLHDFADDQVIFLDDLYALGRAALKENPNRFDEEIAKSTPEEVAILVYTSGTTGPPKGAMITHRNVIASVIGAALTLPVGPDDEQVCFLPLCHILERLLTVFLPIGMKSTVNFAESPETVFDNVREVSPHVFTAVPRVWEKIYSRVTIMASEATPLGRWAFAQAVKAGMKRVRALDAGRPVPLGTRLSYGFWDFVLLRNLRRMLGFDRLRRGTSGAAPISPDLLRWFKAVGIVVLEGYGMTESSGVISVNNLERDRTGTVGPIVPGGEVRIAADGEIQYRGPNVFHGYWNKPDKTAETVTEDGWLKTGDVGRVEDGFLTITGRVKDIIITAGGKNITPAEIENRLKFSPYISDAVVIGDKRKFLTCLVMIDQENVEKFAQDRKVPFNDFRSLCAAQEVRDLIAGVVEETNREFARVEQIKDFRLIDVLLTAEDDELTATMKLKRSFVEKKHKRLIDEMYG is encoded by the coding sequence ATGACCATCGCCGAAAAGATACCGCCGCAGCAGACGCTACTCGGCCATTCGTTCAACGCCGACCTGACGAAGGGCCCCTATTATTTCGACGGCTGCGACACGCTGGTGAAGCTGTTCCGCCAGCGGTGCCTCGAACTGGGCGACAAGGTCGCCCAGCGCGAGAAGGATTACGGCATCTGGCTGTCCTACACCTGGACCGATTTCTACGAGCACGCGCGGCTGATCGGCCTCGGCCTCGTCTCGCTCGGCCTCAAGCGCGGCGAGGTTGTGTCGATCCTGTCAGAAGACAACAAGCAATGGATCTACACCGATCTCGGCGTGCAGTCGGTCGGCGGCATCGCCTCGGGCGTCTACACGACCGACTCGGCCGCCCAGCTCAAATATCTCGTCAACGATTCCGACAGCCGGTTCCTGTTCGTCGAGAATGACGAGCAGCTCGACAAGTTCCTGTCGGTCCGCCACGAGATGCCGGGCCTTGCCAAGGTCATCGTCTACGACCGCGACGGGCTGCACGATTTCGCCGACGACCAAGTCATCTTCCTCGACGATCTCTACGCGCTCGGCCGCGCGGCCCTGAAGGAGAACCCGAACCGCTTCGACGAGGAGATCGCCAAATCCACGCCGGAGGAGGTTGCGATCCTCGTCTATACGTCGGGCACTACCGGCCCGCCCAAGGGCGCGATGATCACCCACAGGAACGTCATCGCCTCGGTCATCGGCGCGGCGCTGACGCTGCCCGTCGGGCCCGACGACGAGCAGGTGTGCTTCCTGCCGCTGTGCCACATCCTCGAGCGGCTGCTGACCGTGTTCCTGCCCATCGGCATGAAGTCGACTGTCAATTTCGCCGAGAGCCCGGAAACGGTGTTCGACAATGTGCGCGAGGTCTCCCCGCACGTCTTCACCGCCGTGCCGCGCGTGTGGGAGAAGATCTACAGCCGCGTCACCATCATGGCGAGCGAGGCGACACCGCTCGGCCGATGGGCCTTCGCGCAGGCGGTCAAGGCCGGCATGAAGCGGGTCAGGGCGCTGGACGCGGGCAGGCCGGTGCCACTCGGCACGCGCCTTTCCTACGGGTTCTGGGACTTCGTGCTGCTGCGCAACCTGAGGCGCATGCTCGGCTTCGACCGGCTGCGGCGCGGAACCTCGGGCGCGGCGCCGATCTCGCCGGACCTGCTGCGCTGGTTCAAGGCGGTGGGCATCGTCGTGCTCGAAGGCTACGGCATGACCGAGAGCTCGGGCGTCATCTCCGTCAACAACCTCGAGCGCGACAGGACCGGCACGGTCGGCCCGATCGTGCCGGGCGGCGAGGTGCGCATCGCCGCCGACGGCGAGATCCAGTATCGCGGCCCCAACGTCTTCCACGGCTACTGGAACAAGCCGGACAAGACCGCCGAGACGGTGACGGAGGACGGCTGGCTGAAGACCGGCGACGTCGGCCGGGTCGAGGACGGGTTCCTCACCATCACCGGCCGCGTCAAGGACATCATCATCACCGCCGGCGGCAAGAACATCACCCCGGCCGAGATCGAGAACCGGCTGAAGTTCAGCCCCTACATCTCGGACGCGGTGGTGATCGGCGACAAGCGCAAGTTCCTCACCTGCCTCGTCATGATCGACCAGGAGAACGTCGAGAAGTTCGCGCAGGACAGGAAAGTGCCGTTCAATGACTTCCGCTCGCTCTGCGCGGCGCAGGAGGTGCGCGACCTGATCGCCGGCGTGGTGGAGGAGACGAACCGCGAATTCGCCAGGGTGGAGCAGATCAAGGATTTTCGCTTGATCGACGTGCTGCTGACAGCCGAAGATGATGAACTGACAGCCACCATGAAGCTGAAACGCAGCTTCGTGGAGAAGAAGCACAAGCGTCTGATCGACGAGATGTACGGCTAG